The following are encoded together in the Gasterosteus aculeatus chromosome 7, fGasAcu3.hap1.1, whole genome shotgun sequence genome:
- the zcchc4 gene encoding rRNA N(6)-adenosine-methyltransferase ZCCHC4 encodes MDVNEADNEICGLEVIVAEGGKAAPCCPHGPTLLFEKVRKGGEKGRRFYACSACRDRKDCNFFQWEEDKVSEARRLAREAENQSKRALFTTQNCGRFRKFAALTPDEKKFCQDCQTLLLPGEREVHSSHRTTAVSAAQLSRPSVLLRPLDNKKSNAQYLFTDRSSNFLLDTLAGLGFRKVLCVGTPRLQELIKLRNLEQKHQMKSLLLDIDHRYSQFYSKNEFCHYNMFNHHFFDGKVSGAELQAFLTESEGQKVVMVADPPFGGLVTPLAKSFSLISQTWRKLQHSDCSNADIPMMWIFPYFFEPRILQCLPSCTMLDYQVDYDNHPLYKHGKTGRKQSPVRVFTNISPRDIVLPKDEGYRFCSVCQRFVISLNKHCAKCNICPSKDGREWKHCSTCEKCVKPSWRHCQHCGRCALPDHPCGDGPGDKGCFNCGSLEHKRKACLLKDTHRINRQSNAKSRGKRVSQRALSKPKAKRSGAACRHKKLAALSK; translated from the exons ATGGATGTTAACGAAGCTGACAACGAAATCTGTGGGTTAGAAGTGATTGTTGCCGAGGGCGGCAAAGCAGCGCCATGTTGTCCCCACG GTCCAACTTTGCTTTTCGAGAAAGTTCGCAAAGGAGGTGAGAAAGGCAGAAGGTTTTATGCCTGCTCCgcctgcagagacagaaaagaCTGCAACTTCTTCCAGTGGGAAGAGGACAAG GTGTCAGAGGCCAGGCGTTTGGCCAGAGAAGCGGAGAACCAGTCAAAGAGAGCTCTGTTCACCACGCAGAACTGCGGCCG GTTTAGAAAGTTTGCCGCCCTCACGCCGGATGAGAAGAAATTCTGTCAGGACTGTCAAACGTTGCTCCTGCCTGGAGAGCGAGAGGTCCACTCGTCTCACAGAACCACGGCCGTCTCCGCGGCTCAGCTGAGCCGGCCCAGCGTGCTGTTGCGTCCGCTGGACAACAAGAAAAGTAATGCGCAGTACCTGTTCACCGACCGCAGCTCCAACTTTCTGCTGGACACCCTGGCTGGTCTGGGTTTCAGGAAGGTGCTGTGTGTGGGCACACCAAG ACTTCAGGAGCTGATCAAGTTGCGAAACCTTGAGCAGAAACATCAGATGAAGAGTCTGCTGCTGGACATTGACCACAG ATACAGTCAGTTCTACAGCAAGAATGAATTCTGTCACTACAACATGTTCAACCATCACTTCTTTGATGGAAAG GTGTCCGGTGCAGAGCTACAGGCCTTCCTCACAGAGAGCGAGGGCCAGAAAGTGGTTATGGTGGCCGACCCTCCGTTCGGTGGCCTGGTGACCCCACTGGCCAAAAGCTTCTCACTGATCTCACAGACATGGAGGAAGCTGCAACATTCAg ACTGCAGTAACGCTGACATTCCCATGATGTGGATCTTCCCATATTTCTTTGAGCCTCGCATCCTACAGTGTCTCCCCTCATGCACTATGCTGGACTACCAG GTGGACTATGACAACCATCCTCTGTACAAACACGGGAAGACGGGCAGGAAGCAGTCTCCTGTCAGAGTGTTCACCAACATCTCCCCCAGAGACATCGTCCTGCCAAAAGATGAGGGATACAG aTTCTGCTCTGTGTGTCAGAGATTCGTCATATCCCTCAACAAGCACTGTGCTAAATGCAATATTTGTCCATCCAAG GATGGCCGAGAATGGAAGCACTGCTCTACGTGTGAGAAATGTGTGAAACCAT CCTGGAGACACTGCCAGCACTGCGGCCGCTGTGCCCTCCCTGACCACCCATGTGGAGACGGTCCAGGGGATAAGGGCTGCTTCAACTGTGGCAGCCTGGAGCACAAGCGCAAAGCGTGCCttctcaaagacacacacaggatcaa CCGTCAGTCTAATGCCAAGAGTCGAGGCAAACGTGTATCCCAACGGGCCCTGTCGAAGCCTAAAGCCAAGAGGTCTGGAGCAGCTTGCAGGCACAAGAAGCTGGCAGCTCTGTCCAAGTGA